The Gossypium hirsutum isolate 1008001.06 chromosome A03, Gossypium_hirsutum_v2.1, whole genome shotgun sequence genome contains the following window.
gGCCAACATTTTACCAAATATACAAGAAGAGAACATCGGAAGGGTACCAATCAATCCCTTACGTGGTATCACTCTTCAGCGCGATGCTTTGGATTTACTATGCACTCCTTAAGAAGGATGCTATGCTTCTCATCACCATCAACACTTTCTGCGTTTTCATTCAGACTTTTTACATTGTTGTTTACTTTTACTATGGCCCAAAGAAGGAAAAGGTACtatattatatactattataTGTATAGTTGTGTACCTCTTTAATTTCCCATATTTTGATTGTTTACAAATGGTTGAATTTCAGTTGGTGACACTGAAACTTATCCTCCTCTTCAATGTTTTCGGGTTCGGAGTCATCTTTTTCTCAACTTTCTTCCTTAAAAACCCTTTGATCCGTCTCCAAATTCTTGGATACATTTGCATGGGATTCGCTTTGTGTGTGTTCGTTGCACCTCTCGGCATTTTGGTAAGCATAAAACAAGCCAACCCCATATTTATTCTAATTGATTTCCCTTCAAAACTTTTCGCTGTTTTCTTTTTTGCAGAGAAAAGTGATAAAAACCAAGAGCGTGGAGTATATGCCATTTACTTTATCAGTTTTCCTCACCTTAGGAGCAGTGATGTGGTTCTTCTATGGCCTTTTGTTGAAGGATATGAACATTGCTGTATGTTGTAAAGCATATTTCATGTTTTGGAATTCCTTTTAACATTAGAAACATTTTCTTGACATCTAATCATCTTAACAGGTTCCCAATGTACTTGGGTTTATCTTTGGAATTCTTCAAATGATTCTTTACGCCATATACAAGAACTACCCCAAGAAAATGGTGGAAGATCCCAAGCTTCAATTATCGGCTCAGCAAGTAGTCGTCGACGTCGTCAAACTGGGATCGACGACGGTGTCTCTGGAAGTGAACGCGGTGGGTCCTAACCCCAACAATGGTGACGGAACCGGTGAAGCTCAAAATATCAAGACTAACAACACCGCAGATGCTTCAAACAAAGTCTGAAAGTGGAATTAGAATTATTCTAAGCATGCAACGTCATATTGTGAGGTTTTTGCATGGAAAAATCTGGGTTGAAAcccatgcaaaaaaaaaaaaaagaaaaagaaaaaaaatccccagatttatcataattaaattaatatgtttaatgTGTTCTGAATCTTTCAATTTATGTCGTCTCTTAGTATTAATCTTTCATCTGTAACTCTGCTAATCATGTTTTTATAATTAATGAAATGTTGATAGTTGGTAATGAATGTGTTTGATTCCAATACCTTCATAATGTTTATGTTTAGAACCCTTGCTTTAAGGCTTTTATAAGAAAGTTCATTATGCCCCAAAAAGGGACCGTCCATTAAGGTGGCCAAAATAGAAGAtcaaaagttaaaagtcaaaCTGGATtcagttaatattttaaatttttatgcctTTTTCTCTCCGATTCTGGACTATAGTTGGGTTTGAGCTCTCCCACAATTTAGCGCtgactttttaaatatatattttttatttcatttaattagtgatgttgttaaaatttattgatataatagaaaaataacatgTAACGATCTCATTTcatgtaattttaaatttattgatataatagaAAAATGACATGTGACGATCTTATATCATGATATATGAtcagttttaataaaatattaaagatatttaaatttataaaaaatattaaaattattttacatcCAGAAACAACATGAAAAATAATTGTCTATATTTATTTGAACCTAGACAACCATTTGTTCTGCTTCATTTTCGATTtactttttagtaattttatatattctttattctttttataaaatattatcttttatattactattttgaaatttaaaatacctaaaataaaatatataacatcaatttttaagaatatatatattttaaaaatatagttttataaaaattataaaaatcattttacatcTAGAATGAATATAAACAAATGGTTGTTCAGATGCAACTGAATCTAGACATTAATTTGTTCAGATTCattctaaacttattttttaaaataattttatatatttaattttttttaaatatcatatttttatattattattttgaaattaaaagtatataaaatcaaaatattttaatatatataaatttataaaaaatcataaaaaaatatttaatgttcagAATGAATATAGACAAATAGATGTCTAGATGCTGAGGAATCTGAACGTCACTTTATCCAAATTCATTCcaaatatgtttttaataattttttatgttttaaatttcttttaaaaaagaattGATTGTATGAATAtggaaatatataaaatcaaatattggTAGATGAAtactttataaaactttaaagaattaaaaaaaatcatgacatattatatcaatagtgataagtaaaaattataaattattaaaaaaagctTCATTTAGAAGGAACTTGGACAAATTGACGTCCAACAATATTTGAATCTATACTTCCACTTGCCCATGTTCATTTTGgacgtaaaataatttttatatttttataaataatgttttttcaaaaaaataaattatatatgttttatttcaaaaaataatttagaaataatgtatcttattaaaataattaaaatatataaacttactaaaaaaCAGCAAGTCCAAAATGAATATGAACAAATGGATGTCTAGATTCATTTACATATGAACAATCATTTGTCCAAGTTCATTTTAGTtgtgaaataatttttatatatttttcatttcaaaatcataatataaaaattgatattttataaagaaaaactaaaaacatatatatttattaagaatGATATCTAGAATTAATCTGAAGAAATTGTTATTCATGTTCATTCTCAAtgtacaataattttattttttttataaatttatatatttttaaaaaaattacttattttattaGGCATTGCCACCACCAAGTGCTATCTTTCGATTGGTCGTTAGTGTcatgttaggaaattttaatagTGTTACTATTGAGGTACTAAAGTGTATAAGAGAATCCAAATATAAgtacaatttaataaaaagaaatagatACCAAATAAGTATAAATAGACAAATTCAAAAGCCAAAATAgttattaacctttaaaaaaattaaattagcatGTGATCCCTTAAAGAACAGAATGTGACACCAAACAAAAATAGTTACTCCCATGAGGCTAAAGTCACTCAAATTTATCGCTAAAGAAATTTGGTATAATGATCTTTTTGGCcctttaactttacaaaaaagttattttagtattttatttaatttttcatttattttagtttttaaacttgtatttttttttatcaaatcactccaAAATGGACGAAAAAAATTACgcttgttaactttgttgatgtgatATACTCATGGATTGCCATATAGATGAcgcataaacatttaattaattttttaaaaattttaaaaaatatttttataattttatttttaatttttttgaaattttttaaattttaaaaaattaattaaatgttgatgtatCGTCCATATGGTAATTTATGTGTACGTTGcgtcaacaaagttaaaaaataaataaattattcattctttttaaagcgatttgagaaaaaaaataacaaatttaagggctaaaaaagggtgaaaatgaaatagaagagtaagataaaatttatataaaaataaaaaataaagaaagatgatAGGCTTCTCTCTGAAATGGTGACAAAATGTTTTGGCACCTAATTAGAATGCCAAAAGTGAGCAATACACTCAAAATGAAAGACAAAAGAGTTAAAAGTTGTAAATAGAATCTTTGCAACATACAATTCAACAGATTCTATGTATTTTGATTTGagttttgatgaagaaaatgCAAAATTGATGTGCCAAAGGCTTGGTTTCAGAAGGGGTATTAGATTtgataataacaacaacaatttATGGGTCCTAAAATAGGATAAGTCAAGAAGTAGGATGACATTTTTTCATTGAAAGCCAATCCTTCTTTGATACCCCTTCATTTTTTATCTTCCTCTTTTAGTATTGGCTCTTCCATTTAGTGAATGAATAATAAAGGACTTAATCATATAACACCCTGGAGAGGTaagatttaaatataaaatcagataaaaaattttgattttaatatcCATTTCAAGTATATACACCAAATATGTGGCAGATTCATAAGTGATGTAATTAAAGTAAAAACGTATAGTGTTATGTAAAATATAACAAACAGTTTGGCATGGGGTTCCATTATAAATGGTTTGTTCTTCAAAACAAGGTCCTAATTAAAATGTtgctatatatattttaattagggTAAGTTAAAAAAGGAGAAGTGGGCATAAAATGCAACATGGCCTACATATCTcaacatttttatctttttttgagGGCAATTCGCTATATTGACTAGATTAAGAATACGCAAAACATTAATTTTAGGATATGTaagattacaaaatgaaatatcgGATATGTTATATTATCTTATTATAAGATTACTTACaatcacattttattaaattatctttattataaaatttatttttttaaatattgtatactCTCATAATATGATAATTCTTATTTCcattacaatttatttattaaaaaataaatatataattttgaaccATAATTTGTGTATTGTCAATCCAAAGTTTAAGATTTTATTCGTAATTTATGGTATTGATATACTGTTTGAGAATGTAAAATTAtagagtaaataaaaaaaaaatttagtgagATGATGGGTGTAATGTTATATAAATATGAAGGCAAGTGAGGGTAGGGTAAAGTAGATTAAGGGAAGGCGGTCCACTAACCACATTTTGCCAATATGAAGTTAGTACCTtctgaaatgattcttttatTCCTCAAGGAATGTTTTTACCTTTGTCGAGAAGTAGCCCAAAGGTTTTGATGTTTAAGAGCAAACAAGGGTTGCCTCCAAAATCAAAATAGTGGAGAATCATAGATTCTATGATCTTTAGTGTCCAATGACTCGAAAGTAGAGAATCAAGTCAGTCTAACTGGCCCACCATGTCAGTTTTACATCTAGGCATTGGTGAAAAAGAAGGTTTTGGGGCACAGGAATTTAGGGCATTTACAAATGGTATTCCAATACCCGAGAAAATGCTTAACTCAGGTCACCCAATTCAACTTTTCCTAAACCTTAAAGAATTGGGTAGCCAAATGCAGTTCCGTAAATTTGTTTACATCTAATCAGAATTGGGTCACATTGTTTCCACATATTTGGCACTCGTTTTTAGGTCCCTAAGCATGAAGCCATGGTGTCCCTACAAACCTTAGAATTCAGTGGGGGAATGCACTTCAAATTAATTACGTGCACATCATCGAAGAGAGTAACATGCACAAATTAttggaatattttttaaaaatatttataagtgattaaaaactatataaataaagggttattaattattagttatatGTATTAATAATTCAAAGGTACATCACTTATTATTAATCAACAGCTTCAACACCTACTTAGATAGGCATAAGAATTCCTATAATACTACTCGAATTTCATCTGGAAGGCACATAAGTGATGTTCACTTTTTTCTctcttaatattaaaaaattcgtaaatttattaaaattaatatttttattatacattattcaataattttttttcaatagtgcaaaacataaataatcatttattttctttatattttttaggttTATTTGCTAATAAATTTTTTTCCACACCAACATACACTATGAAAGTAaataaatctttttaaaaaaaatgttgattAATTTATGATGATCTTACTATTAACCCATGTGCAAACAAATGCATTCCCATAATGAAAGAATGTTTGTAATTAATCAAGGATTGTAAAACAACGATTCTAATTAATTTATGActatatattttacataatcCCAATCATGAAAGTAAATAAAGTTCTCCAAACTTTAAATTgggattatattttatataaaatgtgcatttttatttaaaatattatattttacattagtttggatacattttatattttataatctatttGAGGATAAGATTAGGGGACTAATAGCTTTATATTGCATAGAAATGGGGCTTTTTTGCAAGTCATACATTCCATTTCTTTATGATTTTTCCCTTTATCCCTCAAATCTCGTCGATCCAAATAACAAAAAAGGGTTCTAATAATTGAGATTGGCGTCAATGAACGATAGGCAAATATGATCTCTTTTCTCTTTATGCAAGATAAGATTTATGGGGTACTACTTCATGCTTAGCTCTTCCTACTCCATGTTTCAATCGCAACAAACTTCCCATGCataaaataatatgtattaaaattttgatgataaAGTTGATACTTTGATACATGATTGACATAAAAGTTAGAAGGACAAGCAACGAGCTAGGGTGTAACCAAGCCAACAAGTCAACTTCAAACCAAAACAAGttcaattttaatttgaaattcgAGGCATCAAGTTTGAATAGGTTATTTATGTTTCACTTTTAAACTTTGGATTTGAATTAAAGTTCAAATTGAgatttgtaatattaattaataaaaatcttGATAAATTAGTATTGACCAAAAAAATTAAGATACTTAAACTCAACATGTTGGATGACTCAAGTAGACTAAACAATAACCAAACTGAATCCAATAGCTTGCGCGTACAAAAATATGGTTTATAGCGTAGAAATAAGTgaagcttttattattatttctttagcAAGTTATGCTGAGTATATGATAAGACGAGTAATATTACATAAGCAAAAGGAAGTGTTTTTCAGTGGCATTGTAGGTGAAGTCCATTCCTTTGTTTGTTGTTTAGATCACCCAGAACCAAAAAAAACAATGCAACAAAGTTGTTTTCTTTATATCTGAACTCTGATTTATTTATGGCTTCCACACCAGCTGCACTGCATGACATCACTTACGCTAATGACTTTCGTCGTCTTTCTATTCAATCATTAAAAAGTGCACAAATTTAAAGCCACATGCACTCAACTTTTGTCGCCATCTACACTTTACATTCTCCCGTATATTAACATATTAACCATAATTAGTGTTTCAAAAGAAGGtttcttttttcaaatatttatatatatttgaatcccAACCCATTCATAAAaagcttttatttttataaatcaataaatattattttgaaaaaaaattctaacatGATTTTAAcattacaaattttttataataaatgttGTGTACCATAATCTATATATAAATACTAAAGGTTGTGCCTCTTGATGTTCCCTTAAAAAATGATACGAGGAAAGAAGAAATAATGAAAGTGCGAAGCTTCAACTGGGCATGTAATATTATGAAATAGATATCAGCATTTGAATGATAACAAATAGGTTGTAGATCCGCAGTTAGAAACTATTTGCACTATTGAATCATCTTCAATTACTacaacaaattttcaaaattaattgcTTGACAGCCAAAGGGGTCAATTGTCTTTCAGAAAATTACAAGAATGGTTGGCACGGCACTGCATTTTCTCGGAAATATATAAAGAAGAGTGAAATTAAGTGAGTGATGCCCAGTCAGGATATGGGCATTCGTAAACCCATTCCGGTCCAGTGTAACGCACACAGTGTAGCCATAATCCTTCTTCATGCCCATCATACCTGTCGTAGAGACCATAACAGTCAGAGATGGTTGAAAGTCCAGCTATTGGATTCCGTACTTGGAAAAATATCAAGTTGGgggtaatataatatttaaagtaATCATATCTAACACTAATGCTGGACCTATTTTTGGACATGATTATAAGTAGGATGctacaaataaatgaaaaagctGGTCTCAAGCATATCCTGTCCCTAGTATCTCAAATGTGCTTTGGTAAAAACACAACCTAACTTTTATTAACCATGATTCAGATTTAAACAAGAATGATAGTTAAGGCTAAACCACCTTGCCATTGAGGCAGGACCCAAGTTGACTAGTTAGGGCTCCATTGAAACCAACCTCATTCTACATTACAATTTAACAGCAAGTAGCACCCTAAAAAGGAATGATCCGAATGAAACAAAACACATTCACCAACTTAATCCACTACCTTGCTTCTCTCCTACATTAATAAGATAACGGACTGGCAAGCAAGTGAATAGTTATTGCTGTTTAAAGCACGAATCTTAGATCACAAGACACAAGCACTACTGGTTTTTGAAGCTTGCCTTCAATTCTGGCTTTCTACCCTACTTAATAAAATCAAagactaaaaaagaaaattaaggtttATGCTGTTCTAGTGAGgaacaattttttttaagttaaatgagTAATAAATGGAGAACAGTTGATCATGCATATGAAATTCAATAAGAGTAAATTGTTTGAACTGGCTGAAGATTcttttcccattttcttttttcaactttcattttctatatacacattaaaaaaaacccagaaccatggttgtttttattataaaattattgtaaatttaaaacttacTTAGAGAAATAGGGTAACTTTTTGACTACTTAAAAAAATAGGTTACACTTCGTCAGTGGTTCCACCACATCAAATGGCAagactaaaaaaaaaaaattgaaatgtgtcAATCcactgaaaaaaaaaaattcttattccACTATCAGAACGGAATCAAAGTGATGGAAGTAAATAGAAACAGGGGCAGGTAAACTGGAATGCGTGAAGGGTAAAAGAAATTTAGAAGTGGAATATaagtcatatttttattttagtcttaaatttgagatttaatgaTTATACTTatcataattttaacattatataagtactaaaataaaaaattgaccaTAAATTATGTCAGAAGTGGAATATATTGGTCAAATTAAATTTGATCCTTCATAatgttaaaataatgataaaaggatcaaattaatttactttgataaattaaagtatagagatcaaattttgatccttttataaattaattcaaaaatttgctagaattgataaattaaagcattgagattaaatatcaaatttaaacatattaaaaggATTCAAACAAAAATTTGACCAATATATCTCACTTCTAAATCTCTTTTACACGTGTAATACTTTAGCTGCCCCTATTTCTATTTACTTTAATCATTTTGATCCAGCCATGTGATAGGGTGGAATCAGAAATTGTTTAAAGTGGACGGtcacataaattttttattaatcccGCTGGTCACAGTTGGAGAAAGAAAAACTATGTACTTTTCTAAATAATCAAAAAAACTTACCTTATTCctctaaatttttttagtttaccaagttcttacaaaaaaaaaacatagaactATGGACAACAGAATGACCGCCCATGTTATTGTATCACCTAATTGTCAGAATGAATAACCGCCCATGTTGAATTTTGTACACATTGTAGTCAAAGGGAATAAGAAGTGCACTGAAGAAGAATATTTTTGACACAATTATGGACCAAACAAAGATTCTTTGTCAGACATCACCCAATGATTCGCACAGACGTTTTATGGTGTCATCACATGGATGAAAAAGAACAGTACGAAACAGAATATGTCATTTTGTGTAACCAATTTTTCAAATAAGATTACGACTAATGCATCATTGACAAGCATAGATGGGGCTGTAATGAGAATGGGATAATTATAATGAACATTAATAAGAAGCGTCTTACCCGTTTGGAGCTAAATTAGGACAGTGCGTACACATAGGATCGATGCTGAAATCTTCACTACAGTACTTGTATTCTTCCTTATGACTCTCACAACTGGTTTCGGGAGAACCTCCAGAAAGAGATGCAGCTCTATCAGCAGTTGTTCCTAAAGTAGAGCGACTAACAACATCGTCTGAAAGATAAAGCATATCATTGGCTATTGGATGACCTGTACACTGCAAATGCACACGAATCTACAAACCGAAAATTTTAGTCACAAAATATGCCGTTATTGGAaatgacaaatgcaaaattatttagaaaaatatgaAGGAACCTTCAAGTGTTCCTAACAAACAAAACCTTGATAATACAACATATGTATTACTCATCCAGAAGACAAAAATGCAAAATAAGTTCACTGTGGCATTCACAAATACAAACTATTTTCTAGATTGTCAAAGAAATAAAAGTAAGATCCCTTCCAAGACACACAGTTCGTGTTAAAAAAGTTGCCTATTATTTTCTGTCCATTAATCTTACTTGATGAGTTCGGCCGGTAACTGGTTCACACAAGACAATGCTATAAATCCCATTGGTGCTAATCCTAGTAAACTTTGTACAAGCAGCCTTTCCCTTCAAGGTAGTATCACCATTAGAGATGCCAACCTGCATAAAAGGGAAGATGCTCTATGATTCAGTACAGCAGCGAACCACTTTCATTTAATTGGATAAATTTCTAATCAGATAATAAACTAATGGATAAGAAACATCCTCGGAAACCTCACAATTTTCCAGCCATAGGAAAGGAGAAATTCCtacataattagagttcaaagaTTTATGGATCACCTACAGCCTTATTGAGTCATTCAAAGCAAATGACTTTGATTAGCAATAATGAGAAACACCACTATAATTAAGTCGAACAgaatattaaacaaaaaaaaaataaaggaattaCGGCACTACTGTGCCATTTAAGGAAAATCAATAAAAGGGGCAGCATTTAGTTTTGAACATGTATTAAACACCTAACATTTTGTGTCTTTCAGGGCCATGAATATATCTAGTATGCAAATCAtcaaaaaagagagaaaggagtGAAGTGTAATGTATCAGTTTGCAGTAAATATATAAGTCACACTTAAAAGAAAACTGATCTtattttcctttgtatttttccTCTTATCTGATGTATCTTCCTCTTATCTTACATATGGTTTACATCTACTATAATCATGTGTCTGGAGTAGAGTTGTCTATGGGCTGGGCTGGACcataacaaaattttaggcccaattGATAGACCCAGGCCTAAAAATGAgcataaaattttgcccaagcccagataaaaatgctaaaacttggGCCCGACCCAGTCTACctgtattaatattttttaattttattttttatataaaaattataatacaccaaatacactaaaaatataaatataaatgtttctcaacaaattgaaaataaattaaaaaaatctttatacttcaataataacactaagataaatacaacttaacaagcaaatacccctaaaatagtagaaaaattaacaataaaacaagtgttatataatatccaaatattaacaacaaaatagtagcaaacataatagtaaaatagtagcaaaacagAGGCAAAAAGTGGGAAATCAGCAGCAAAACAACCAGGTTTTctttttatggcaaatttggGCCGCACCAAAAAAACCTTACTcaaggcccgacccattttttaaacgggctttATTTTTGCCCAAGTCCATTTTTCGGGcatatatttttgcccaaaccctcccagtTTTTAGGCAGACCTTTGGGACAACTTTAATCAGGAGAAACACAAACACAATAATAATCTCATTAGAACATGTATAAAAAACACACCTCTGCAGTGCTCCTTCCCTCTCTAGCATTGTAATCTATGTTGGCATCAACAACTTGCTGAAAAAGAAAACCATTACAGGGTCAAACGGGAACATTTTGCACATCATGAGAGGACAGTGCAGAAATATTTAACAACTACTGATATTAATTTACTGTCAGACCAGATCTCAATAAAACTTTGTTACGGCTGTGAATTTGAGATTGAGTCATGGGCGATGAACGGGAAAACCACTCAAACTCGTCAAAAAGAGACAAAAACCTTTAGGACTCATCAGAGAAAGACCTATttagcccctaatattttacacattatttgaatttaatcctaattctaaaaattcaacaaatttaaccctaaCATTTATACACTTCATTAATTTGGCCATGATTctaataattaaaaatctataatctACTATAAAAGATCTCCCCAATTAACAATTTGACTTGCTTTTGTTTTATTCAGCGTCCATTTGAATAGatattacaataattaaaaaaagcatGTCAAATTGAATAAAGGCAAATCTTAAAGAAAGTACCCCAACATTAGAAACATATCAAACTATTTTTAAGCGTCGCTTAAGTGTTGCAAAagctttgaaaaatatttttcatacgGATTACTTTGTTGAGGAGGGTGTTATAATTTGAAAATCTGTAAATGAATTAGGAGTTTGCTAAAGgtaaatttctctaaaatttttattatgataAGGGGGGAGTGTTACTTTTGATCAACCAAGCTTTtgaaataacaatatttaaattaaaattacaaatttctCCTTAgaccattttatgaaaattaaaaaaaaaatcttgtaaAATATTTCCAAAGTCTTATGAAATCTCAAAAACACTTGTTTAAAATAGTTAGACATGTTCTAATGTTTATAAGTTGGTCACAATCTGTTTTGAAttgttttaaacttgtttttacAAACTTTGACTCTAGAGACCAATCTCGAgggtaaaaataagtaaaaacaaGTTAAAACCTTTCTCCTTGTTCAATTTCAACATTATGAGGGATCAAGCAAGATCAAACCTTAttcataaaaacaagtttaaaacaaTTTGAAACGGATTTTGACAAACTCAAAAACATTAGAAACATGCCAAACTATTTTAAGCAAGTGGTTTTTGAGATTTTTAAGACTTCATCTTTATTTACTTTATTGAATTACTATAATCTCTATTTAAAAGGGggaaattaataaaacaaaggcAAGTTGTCTTTTTATCAAAACCCTAAAAAGAAATTTGGATTTCTCTTGACGAGTCTTAA
Protein-coding sequences here:
- the LOC107949600 gene encoding bidirectional sugar transporter SWEET10; translation: MALHVSWAFVFGILGNVVSFLVSLAPLPTFYQIYKKRTSEGYQSIPYVVSLFSAMLWIYYALLKKDAMLLITINTFCVFIQTFYIVVYFYYGPKKEKLVTLKLILLFNVFGFGVIFFSTFFLKNPLIRLQILGYICMGFALCVFVAPLGILRKVIKTKSVEYMPFTLSVFLTLGAVMWFFYGLLLKDMNIAVPNVLGFIFGILQMILYAIYKNYPKKMVEDPKLQLSAQQVVVDVVKLGSTTVSLEVNAVGPNPNNGDGTGEAQNIKTNNTADASNKV